From the Patescibacteria group bacterium genome, the window AGTTTTTTGATTTATACTGCTTTCTGATTGGCTTAGACTTTTGCTTTAAAAGCATGGCTACTAGGCCGGACAATACTACTAGCGCTATGACAAATGATATTAATGAAATACTCATAATTTAAGTTCCTTTACTTTATTGTGCCAATTTGTAAACTTTTGCAATGAATCTGCTAATGCCAGAACCTTGGAGTCTTCTCCGCGGCGGCCCATTATCTGTAAGCCTATCGGCATTCCCGAACCCTTATCTAGGCCCCATGGGATAGTCACGGATGGTATACCTGCCAAATTAGCGAATACAGTAAGTAAATCCGACCTATACATTGCAATAGGATCGGATTTAGAACCCAGCTTAAAGGCTGGCTCAAGGGTTGTTGGCCCCACCAATAGATCAGATTGCCCCATGACCTTATCAATATCTTTAATGATTAATGTTCTAGCCTGCATGGCTTTTTTATAATAGGCTTCATAATAACCTGCCGATAAAGCATATGCCCCCACAATATTCCTGCGCTTCACCTCGGTTCCAAAGAATTCACCACGAGTCTTGAAATAACTAGACTCCAAATCTTTAGCTTTTTTGCTATAGCTACCGTATCTGACTCCATCATAGCGCTCTAAATTAGAGCTTATTTCTGATGGCACCAATATATAGTAAATGGCCAGCGCTAGTTCGTTGGAAAATAGCTTATCGGCCTCTTTGGATGGGCTGATTTTAATTTCTGGGATTATAGAGCCAAGTAAATCGGCCAAGTCCTGGCTGCTATGCTCTACAGCACCAGCTGTAAAGGTTTTAATACTAAGGCTACTATTGTCCATAGCAATTATATCTGCTGGGATATTAGATTCAATTGTAGTTGAGTCCCTATTATCTTTGCCGGCAATTACA encodes:
- the gatA gene encoding Asp-tRNA(Asn)/Glu-tRNA(Gln) amidotransferase subunit GatA, with the translated sequence MKNLNYLGIEEAHEMLVAGKITATELTNFYIQKIHSLEPSIKAVITICEKQALAQAKQVDERLSSGKTIGPLEGIPYTAKDMFMTKGIRTTAGSRVLDEYIAPYSSTAIDKLDKAGAILLAKVNQDEFAHGGSTENSAYQVTTNPWDVSFVPGGSSGGSAAAVAADYGIFSLGTDTGGSIRQPASFCGVTGFKPTYGLVSRYGVISMASSFDVIGPITRSARDAQAVLAVIAGKDNRDSTTIESNIPADIIAMDNSSLSIKTFTAGAVEHSSQDLADLLGSIIPEIKISPSKEADKLFSNELALAIYYILVPSEISSNLERYDGVRYGSYSKKAKDLESSYFKTRGEFFGTEVKRRNIVGAYALSAGYYEAYYKKAMQARTLIIKDIDKVMGQSDLLVGPTTLEPAFKLGSKSDPIAMYRSDLLTVFANLAGIPSVTIPWGLDKGSGMPIGLQIMGRRGEDSKVLALADSLQKFTNWHNKVKELKL